DNA from Gemmatimonadaceae bacterium:
TAGTACACGAACATTGGCCGTCCGCGGATGTTGGCGCGCGGGACCACGCCCCAGTAGCGGCTGTCCTTGGAGCAGTAGCGATTGTCGCCCATCATGAAATAGTCGCCCGGAGGCACGAGGAGCGGGCCCCAATTATCGTGCGTCGGGTCGGCGGGCGCCGAGCCGAAGCGCGTGTTTTCGAGTGCGATCCGCTTCTGCCAGTCGAACAGCGACGACGTCTCGTCGGGCGACGACTGCGCGGGATCGCCCGTGTAGGCAGCGGCGCCGAATCCCTGCCGCCGAGCGAGTCCGTTCACGTATACGACGCCCTTGCGCATGTAGATCGTGTCCCCGGGTGCGCCGATGAGACGCTTCACGAGAGTGGGCGTGGGATCGTTGCCCCGCGCGGCCTCGTCGGCCTGGTACGGCGACACGAACACGACCACGTCGCCCCGGTGGGGACTGGAATAGCCCGGCAGGTGGATGTCGCTGAATGGCAGCGCGGGCCCGTATACCGCCTTGTTCACGAACAGCCAATCGCCCACGAGCAGCGTCGGGATCATGCTCCCCGAGGGGATCTTGTACGCTTCCACGAGGAATGTGCGAATGAAGAAGTAGATCAGCAGTGCCCCGGCGAGCGATTTGGCGTTCTCCCACAGCCAGTGGAGCCAACTCGAGCCAGACTTGCGGCCGCGACTGTTGCGCGCCGCGGCGACGACGTTGGGCGCCTTGGCGGATCTGGACGACTTGCCGGACTTCGAAGACTTGGCCACGCGAGATGGGACGAGAGTGTGAATGGCGGCCGGGGGCCGCCGGTCGGGAGCGCCGCGGCTGGACTCGGCGGCGCACCGGGCACGATGGGAATCTACGACACCCTACGGCGCGGGCCAGGCGGGGGTTCCCGGCGCGATCGCTGACGCCAGACACAACAAAGGGCGCGCCGTGAGCGCGCCCTCGCTGTATCGAATCGAAGCGACCTACTTGAGGTGCTTGCCGACGAGCTTGGTCATCTCGAACATCGAGACCTTGCCCTTGCCGCCGAACACCGCCTTCAGGTTCGCGTCGGCGTTGATCATGCGACGCTCTTTGGCATCCTGCAGGCCGTTCTTCTTGATGTACACCCAGAGCTTCTTCGTCACTTCGGTGCGCGGGATCGGAGTCGAACCCACGACGGTGGCGAGCATCGCATCCGGCTGCACGGGCCTCATGAACGCGGCGTTTGGTTTGCGCTTCGCCTTCTTTTTCGGCGCGGCCTTCTTCGCCGGCTTCTTCGCCTTCTTCACGGTCTTCTTGGCGGCTTTCTTCGCGCCCTTCTTCGCGCTCTTCTTCGCCTTTTTTGCAGCCATGTGGTCTCTCCTGGAATTGTGAAACGGAAGGTGCTCTCAGAGGGAACCGCTGTCCGTCGCGCCGTAAGGTAAAACACTCCGTACGGGATGCAATAGGAAACTTCCCGCGTTTCCCCTCTGACGCGAGCCCGTTTTCCCTCGGAGAATCCACCACCGTCGGCCGGTCACCGCAGATGCGCCACCAGCCAGTCGGCGAGCGTACCCAGCACGACCGGCCGCACCACCCGAGTGGGAAGCGACCCATACCGCGCGGGATCCCCTGTCGAATCGGCCACGAACAGATGGTCGGTGGCCGGGAATTTCCGCACCGTGACGTCGCGATCGCCCCCGGCGCGGAAGGCCGCGGCGAGCGTGTCTGCCTGCTCCGGCGTCACCTGTTGATCCGTTTCCCCCTGTAGGATCAGCACCGGCACCCGTACCTCCCGGGCCGTGAGCAGTGGGTTGTAATCCATGAAGTACCGCAGCCAGGCGCTCTTCGCCGCCAGTTCGCCCGTGGCTTTCGCGCTCTCGGCGAGCGCCGCCCTGCGCTGGTCCGGCGTGAGCGACGTCGCATTGGCCACCGCGTTGCGCTGCTGGAACTCGAGGATGCGCCGCCCCGTGTACGCCGGCCCGGCCAGCAGCACGATTCCCTTGAGCGATGGATCGGTAGCCGCCACCATGGGCGCGATCATCCCGCCCTCGCTGTGCCCCACCAGCCCCAGCCGAGTCCCGTCGATCTCGGGCCGCGTACGCAGGTACGCCAGCGCGGCGCGGATGTCGTTGGCATAGTCGGCCGAGGTTGCCGTGGGCGGCCCGGCGGTCGAACCGTTCATGCCGCGGTCATCCAGCCGCAGCGTGGCAATCCCACGCCGCCCCAAGGTGTCGGCCACCTGCCAGAACGGGCGGTAGCCATCCACGATCGAGATCCGCTCATCACGGTCCTCGGTACCAGAGCCGGTGATCGTGACCACTGCCGGTACGGGGCCGGACCGCACGGCGGGCAGCGTGAGCGTGCCGGTGAGCGACAGCCCCTCGGGCGTGTGGACGGTTACGTCCTGAGCGGTGTAGGGTGCCCCCAGGGGGGCGCCGTAATCGATCTTCCGGATGACCAGCGGGTGCGTCCCACCCTCGCGCAATACCGTGACGTTCTGCAGGGGAATCAGCGCGCCGAGCAACGCGCCGTCCGGCCCCACCGCGGCGCGCATGGTGGTGGCACCAAGGCGGACCGTAGCGGAGTCGCCACCTACCCACTCCACCACCGCCGGAATCGTCTGCCCGCCCGACACCATGAACAGCGGCACGGTGTCGACGGCGCGTCCTATGGCGCGCGCGCGGCGCAACGCCTGCTCTACCATGGCGAACGAGGGATTGATGTAGGGCACCGCGCCCGGCCGCGTAGCAAGCGTCTGGACGCGCGAGACGTTGCCCGACACCGTGGCACGCACCGAGTCGCCCTCGAACGCGAGATCGGCGCTCTGGAATGGCACCGTATCGCCGTTGGCCAGCCGGTAGAAGGCGCTCGTCATGGCCGCCACCTGCGCATCCGGAGCCAGGGTCATCGCATACCGCCACCGGGTGCCCGTCGACTTGTCGACCATGTCGACGTCCAGGCGCATGGGAGTGCGCTGCACGACCTCGCTCGTGAGCGTGTCGCGGCCCAACAACATGCGGAAGGTATACTGGTCGGCGCCCTGGGCGCCGGCGGAAGCGCCGACGGCGAGGCACAGGCCGGCAGCGGCGAGCGATGCACGATTCACGTTTGTTCTCCCTTCCAGGCGAAGTACGAGTAGACCACCGAACCCAACGACGCGCCCATCACGGCGCTCATCAGCACGACGAATCCGGCGCGGGCGGGCAGGACGACGGACAGCACGGTGACAATGCCCGCCGCGGTCATGAGGTAGCCGCCCACGCGATGCGTCTTGGTCCACACGGTGTCGCTGGACAGCGTCCACGGCGTGCGGATGCCGAACCACCAGTTGGAGCGGGCGCGGGGCATGACGTTGCCCAGGAGCAGCAGCATGCCCCCGACCACGACCGGCATGACCCGGTCGATGCGGATCGGCCAGCCGAGCGCGGCGCCAATCACCGCGACATGGACCGCCACCAGCAGCGTGATGACGGCATCGACCACCAGGTCGTAGGTGCCCTGGAACTTGGCGTAGTTCGCGCGCCGCGGATCGATGAGCGGCAGGCCGCGCATGAAGCCCCAGATGGCGAGCGCGATCAAGGGCATGAGGAAGGCGCCGACCAGCCGGCTGCCGTAGCCGTTGGGCTGGCCGTTGATGCCCCAGTGCATCGGCATCGAGAGCGGAAGGTGGGGATACGCGATCGCCGAGAACGAGAGCGCCCCCGCGATCAGGATCACGGGATACCACTTACGCATGCTTCCTCCCCGGTCGAATCCAATCGAGCAACTGCTCGACGACGTCGTTGAACACCGTGGTGTTGAGTTCGTAAACGACCTGCTGGCCGTGGCGCTCGGACAGGACGAGCCCGGCGTCGCGGAGCACGCCAAGGTGGCGGGAGATCGTGGGCCAGGCGGTGTCGAACTGTTCGGCGATTTCTCCCGAGGTGCGGGGCCGTTTGCGCAGGAGTTTGAGGATCTCTCGGCGGGTGGGGTCGGCGAGGGCTTTGAAGGCGGAGTCCATGGCGACAAGATAAGCTACTTAGCTAACTAGACAAGTATAAGCAGCGGGACCGTTCACGGCTCACAGCGTTCGGCCTGTCGGCGTGAGCGTTCGATTAAACGCGTTGTGCAGTTTCGTCGTACACGCAGTGCCGACTGTCGGCATGAGCGTTCGAAAACACAGTCTGTGCGGTATCTCCGAACCCGCCGGTACGTGGCTGGATCGACGACCGGGACCATATCCGAGGATGGCTTACAGGCGGTCCAGCAACATCCTGGCGTTCGCCGACAAGAGCACGAACGCGGCCTCGGACACGTGTTTGCCACGCTGTGCGCCCAATTCGTCGAGCAGGGCGCCGAGCGATGCCGAATCGGGCCGCACCTTGGCGCCAAGACTGTTGCATACCCCCCGTTCATCGACCCACCCGAGTCGGCACGCGCGGGTGATGAGGTGGGACAGCCGCGAGGCCAGACCGCCCGGGGAGCGATCGACCGGCGTGGGCCCGACGCCGACGGTGAGGCCCGTCGTGCCGCGCAGCGTGACCGCGGTATCCGCGGATGGCGGCGTCGGGATAGAATCAGACGCGAGCACCGTATCGACGGTGTCCACCGGCCCATCGGCCTCGGCCCAGTAGCGGACGATGTCGACCGCCCCACGGGCCGAGTAGACGAGCGGCGGAGTCGAGGACCCCGGCGCCAAGAACGCCGAGTCCGCCCCCCACCCGGCGGTGGCGCGTTCATGCCAGCTCGTGGACGTCCATGCGCCTGCCCACGCGTTGGACGCCCGCACGTGGAGGACTCCGGGAGCGTCCACCATGAACGAGGTGAGGGAATCCCGAGCCGTGGGTAGGACCGTCACAACGTAGGAAAGCGTCACTGAATCGGCGGCGAGGTCGAGCAGCGCCGGCGCAACCACGACGTCGAACCCTGGCGCGTGAGTCACGGTGTCGATGCTGCGACTCGCATGCGCTGTGGGACTGGTGGGGATCGATGGCCGTGGGTGCGACGGCACATGCCGTGTCGAGACCGCTAGAACAACGCCCATCACTAGATGCGGAACACGAGCCATCGAGTCTCTCCCCTCGGTTTGCTGACTCCGGCGGTTACTTCTCCAAAGTGGCAGACTCTCGTCATCAACGCGGCGCAACTGGAGAGGATGAGCGTTCCTCCAACGCACCCTCGACGATTGCTTGGCCTGCCGGCACGGGCTTATGCGTAAGACTACCGGAACGAGCCCGCCGCGCCGAGACGTTGACCGTGTCGAAGAAACCGCACATGCTGTTCGATCAAACACTCGCGCCGACATCGGCCCTCCGGATGAGGCCCAGTCGTCATTACTTGCATACCTAGCTAAGTGTCTTATCTTAGAATCGCGGCCTCCCCCGGCCCTCGATTCCACCCCACCCGTCGGAGCGCACAAGGCATATGAACACGCTGATCCTCGCCGCCTGCTTGGTGGCCTCGACGATCACCCTCCCCGACTCCGGAGGCTCCGCCCCAGCGCCGCGCGAAGAACCCATGACCCTCCAGACCCCGACCGGGGCGATCGAGGGAACGCTCACCCTGCCCGCCGAGGGCGCGGGCCCCTACCCCGTGGCGCTGATCATCGCCGGCTCCGGGCCCACCGACCGCGACGGCAACAGCCCGGCCGGCGTACGCACCGACGCCTACAAACTCATCGCCAACGACCTGGCGGCGCGCGGCATCGCAACCCTGCGCTACGACAAGCGGGGCATCGCCGCCAGCCGCGCCGCCGGCCGCAGCGAGTCCGATCTGCGGTTCGACGACTACGTGCGCGACGCCGAAGGCTGGCTGACCGAGCTCCGCGCCGACCGGCGCTTCACGACCGTCACCGTAATCGGGCACAGCGAGGGATCGTTGATCGGGATGGTCGCCGCGCCCGCGGCCCACGCCGATGGGTACATCTCGCTGGAAGGAGCAGGCCTGCCTGCCGCGGTCGTCCTCCGCACCCAACTCGCGGGCAAATTGCCCCCGGATCTGGCCGCCGAGTCGGAACGCATCCTGTCGGGTCTCGAGAAGGGACAGACCACCGACAGCGTGCCTGCCCCGCTGCAGCCGCTCTACCGCGCGAGTGTGCAGCCCTATCTCATCTCATGGTTCAAGTACGATCCGGCCACGGAGATCGCCAAGCTGCAGATCCCGGCGCTCATCGTGCAGGGGACGCACGACGCGCAGATCGGCCTGGACGAGGCACAGCGGCTGGCCAAGGCCGATCCGCAGGCCACGCTGCTCGTGCTCGACGGCATGACGCACGTGCTCAAGGACGCGCCGGCCGGGCTGGCCGCGCAGACGGCGGCGTACACCGATCCGTCGCTGCCGCTCGACCCCAAGCTCGTACCGGCGATCGCCGAGTTCGTGGAGCGCCTGCGGCGGTAGGTCCCGCGGCGCCGGATGAGTAGAGAAGGGTCCCTTCGCCATTGCCGACGGCTGATCGCTGTCAGCTCACGGCTCCAGGTGTTCAGCGCTCGGCCGCGCCGTTTTCACTCCGCGAGTTTCCGCAGCAGCTCCATCATCTCGACGTCCCACGGATCGGCGGCCGGGTCGTCGTCGGCAATGCCGGGGTGTTCCTGCGGCGTCTCGAGGATGCACGGCACGCCGGCCGAGCGCGGGTCGTGGAGCAGCCAGCGGAATGGCTCGACGCCGATCTGGCCCTGACCGATCAGCGCGTGGCGGTCCTTGTTGGAGCCCAGCGCGCCTTCGCT
Protein-coding regions in this window:
- a CDS encoding alpha/beta fold hydrolase encodes the protein MNTLILAACLVASTITLPDSGGSAPAPREEPMTLQTPTGAIEGTLTLPAEGAGPYPVALIIAGSGPTDRDGNSPAGVRTDAYKLIANDLAARGIATLRYDKRGIAASRAAGRSESDLRFDDYVRDAEGWLTELRADRRFTTVTVIGHSEGSLIGMVAAPAAHADGYISLEGAGLPAAVVLRTQLAGKLPPDLAAESERILSGLEKGQTTDSVPAPLQPLYRASVQPYLISWFKYDPATEIAKLQIPALIVQGTHDAQIGLDEAQRLAKADPQATLLVLDGMTHVLKDAPAGLAAQTAAYTDPSLPLDPKLVPAIAEFVERLRR
- a CDS encoding autorepressor SdpR family transcription factor — translated: MDSAFKALADPTRREILKLLRKRPRTSGEIAEQFDTAWPTISRHLGVLRDAGLVLSERHGQQVVYELNTTVFNDVVEQLLDWIRPGRKHA
- a CDS encoding SdpI family protein; the encoded protein is MRKWYPVILIAGALSFSAIAYPHLPLSMPMHWGINGQPNGYGSRLVGAFLMPLIALAIWGFMRGLPLIDPRRANYAKFQGTYDLVVDAVITLLVAVHVAVIGAALGWPIRIDRVMPVVVGGMLLLLGNVMPRARSNWWFGIRTPWTLSSDTVWTKTHRVGGYLMTAAGIVTVLSVVLPARAGFVVLMSAVMGASLGSVVYSYFAWKGEQT
- the lepB gene encoding signal peptidase I, whose amino-acid sequence is MAKSSKSGKSSRSAKAPNVVAAARNSRGRKSGSSWLHWLWENAKSLAGALLIYFFIRTFLVEAYKIPSGSMIPTLLVGDWLFVNKAVYGPALPFSDIHLPGYSSPHRGDVVVFVSPYQADEAARGNDPTPTLVKRLIGAPGDTIYMRKGVVYVNGLARRQGFGAAAYTGDPAQSSPDETSSLFDWQKRIALENTRFGSAPADPTHDNWGPLLVPPGDYFMMGDNRYCSKDSRYWGVVPRANIRGRPMFVYYSYRPSPGGLNDCDGQTSDRPLSFLTDIRWGRLFHVIR
- a CDS encoding SWIB/MDM2 domain-containing protein encodes the protein MAAKKAKKSAKKGAKKAAKKTVKKAKKPAKKAAPKKKAKRKPNAAFMRPVQPDAMLATVVGSTPIPRTEVTKKLWVYIKKNGLQDAKERRMINADANLKAVFGGKGKVSMFEMTKLVGKHLK
- a CDS encoding alpha/beta fold hydrolase: MNRASLAAAGLCLAVGASAGAQGADQYTFRMLLGRDTLTSEVVQRTPMRLDVDMVDKSTGTRWRYAMTLAPDAQVAAMTSAFYRLANGDTVPFQSADLAFEGDSVRATVSGNVSRVQTLATRPGAVPYINPSFAMVEQALRRARAIGRAVDTVPLFMVSGGQTIPAVVEWVGGDSATVRLGATTMRAAVGPDGALLGALIPLQNVTVLREGGTHPLVIRKIDYGAPLGAPYTAQDVTVHTPEGLSLTGTLTLPAVRSGPVPAVVTITGSGTEDRDERISIVDGYRPFWQVADTLGRRGIATLRLDDRGMNGSTAGPPTATSADYANDIRAALAYLRTRPEIDGTRLGLVGHSEGGMIAPMVAATDPSLKGIVLLAGPAYTGRRILEFQQRNAVANATSLTPDQRRAALAESAKATGELAAKSAWLRYFMDYNPLLTAREVRVPVLILQGETDQQVTPEQADTLAAAFRAGGDRDVTVRKFPATDHLFVADSTGDPARYGSLPTRVVRPVVLGTLADWLVAHLR